From the genome of Streptococcus marmotae, one region includes:
- a CDS encoding redox-sensing transcriptional repressor Rex, whose product MKNEKKSPIPRATAKRLSIYYRIFKRFHAGNIEKASSKEIAEAIGIDSATVRRDFSYFGELGRRGFGYDVKKLMDFFADILNDNSITNVMLVGVGNMGRALLHYRFHERNKMKIVMAFEADNHPSVGTIDENVPIYGISEIEEKIKEANAQTAILTVPSTKAQEVANVLVAAGVKGILSFSPVNLSVPKDVVVQYVDLTSELQTLLYFMRKG is encoded by the coding sequence GTGAAAAACGAAAAAAAATCCCCTATTCCCCGTGCCACTGCTAAGCGTTTATCAATCTATTACCGCATATTCAAACGATTTCATGCCGGAAATATTGAAAAAGCAAGTTCCAAAGAAATTGCAGAAGCTATCGGTATTGATTCTGCTACTGTTCGTCGTGATTTTTCTTACTTTGGTGAATTAGGACGCCGTGGATTTGGGTACGATGTCAAAAAATTAATGGATTTCTTCGCTGATATTTTGAATGATAATTCTATCACCAATGTGATGCTGGTTGGGGTCGGGAATATGGGGCGAGCACTCCTGCATTATCGCTTCCATGAGCGGAATAAAATGAAAATTGTCATGGCTTTTGAAGCAGATAATCACCCATCAGTTGGTACAATTGATGAAAATGTTCCAATCTATGGCATCTCAGAAATCGAAGAAAAGATAAAAGAAGCAAACGCTCAAACAGCTATCTTGACCGTACCAAGTACCAAGGCCCAAGAAGTTGCTAATGTCTTGGTCGCGGCTGGTGTTAAGGGAATCTTGAGTTTCTCACCCGTCAACTTATCTGTACCAAAAGATGTCGTCGTCCAGTATGTCGATTTGACCAGTGAATTACAAACCCTCCTTTATTTCATGAGAAAAGGATAA
- a CDS encoding DUF4649 family protein: MIELRYQDSYQQIRSQTFENFEDLLLSFSGCVTLPDHLKVHSIIQDGRDLGYQGPIGNLYRYLKTIDPNNH; the protein is encoded by the coding sequence ATGATTGAGCTGCGCTATCAAGATTCTTATCAGCAGATTCGCTCACAAACTTTTGAAAACTTTGAGGACCTACTGCTCTCTTTTTCAGGTTGCGTGACCCTTCCTGATCACCTAAAAGTACACTCAATCATTCAAGATGGTCGAGACTTAGGTTATCAAGGACCCATCGGCAATTTATATCGTTATCTCAAAACAATAGACCCGAATAATCACTAA
- a CDS encoding DUF1831 domain-containing protein yields MAFTTSVTLKNCDYTYSIHPGIKKYTLRDNTFEQTQVGNYQLTRMLEEIPNSNQGFLLKIIINKDLTGFKINITDKSGLHLVDIFKAGGNTVIQEKFYFLMDSLVDRDIFTKESTKA; encoded by the coding sequence ATGGCTTTTACAACATCTGTAACGCTTAAAAACTGTGACTATACCTACTCTATTCACCCAGGTATCAAAAAATACACCTTGCGTGACAATACATTTGAACAGACTCAGGTTGGTAATTACCAATTAACACGTATGTTAGAAGAAATTCCCAACTCTAATCAAGGCTTTCTTCTAAAAATTATTATCAATAAAGATTTGACTGGTTTTAAAATCAATATTACAGACAAATCAGGTCTACATTTGGTCGATATTTTTAAAGCAGGTGGAAATACCGTTATCCAAGAAAAATTTTACTTCCTTATGGATAGCTTAGTTGACCGAGATATTTTCACAAAAGAAAGTACAAAAGCATGA
- a CDS encoding cysteine desulfurase family protein — MIYLDNAATTSLSKVALQTFMDIATEYYGNSSSIHWAGRKANAILRQARTDIAHILDAKPEQIIFTSGGSEADTLAIQGYALANQHKGKHLITTAIEHHAVLHTMEYLQERFGFEVTYIQPINQRISAQQVQEALRPDTILVSAMYANNETGLLLPIKEIGEILSQHQAIFHVDAVQAIGKVAISPEQLGIDFLSAAAHKFHGPKGVGFLYSRIPNFDSLIHGGRQEQQHRAGTENLAGIAAMATALKEQTEQLEEHFNSVSALKDHLIKNLASSHHYLNEAGPTLPYVVNIGFPNQLNEQMLMRLDLAGIAVSSGSACTAGVIQKSHVLEALYGKDSHRLKESIRISFSPENTKEEVDFLIDKLHEIIGGIY; from the coding sequence TTGATTTATTTAGACAATGCAGCGACCACTTCCTTGTCGAAAGTTGCCCTTCAAACCTTCATGGATATTGCAACAGAATACTATGGTAACTCCTCTAGTATTCATTGGGCAGGACGAAAAGCAAACGCAATCCTCCGCCAAGCTCGAACAGATATTGCTCACATCCTAGACGCCAAACCGGAACAGATCATTTTTACCTCAGGGGGGTCAGAAGCTGATACCCTAGCTATCCAAGGTTATGCACTGGCAAATCAGCATAAGGGAAAACACCTCATTACAACCGCTATCGAGCACCATGCTGTCCTTCATACCATGGAGTATTTGCAGGAGCGGTTTGGCTTTGAGGTAACCTATATTCAGCCTATCAATCAAAGAATTTCCGCCCAGCAGGTGCAGGAAGCTCTGCGCCCAGACACTATTTTAGTTAGTGCCATGTATGCCAACAATGAGACTGGACTGTTGCTACCGATCAAAGAAATCGGCGAAATCCTTTCTCAACATCAAGCTATTTTTCATGTAGATGCTGTCCAAGCAATTGGAAAAGTCGCCATTTCACCGGAACAACTAGGAATCGATTTTCTCTCTGCTGCTGCCCATAAGTTTCATGGTCCAAAAGGGGTAGGCTTCCTCTATAGTCGTATCCCTAACTTTGACTCTCTGATTCACGGAGGACGTCAAGAGCAACAACACCGTGCAGGAACAGAAAATCTGGCAGGAATTGCAGCTATGGCAACAGCTTTAAAAGAACAAACAGAACAGCTAGAAGAACATTTCAACAGCGTCTCTGCTTTAAAAGATCACCTGATAAAAAATTTGGCGTCTTCTCATCATTATCTAAATGAAGCAGGACCGACACTTCCCTACGTTGTCAACATCGGTTTCCCCAATCAGCTTAATGAGCAAATGCTCATGCGCCTAGATCTCGCAGGTATCGCTGTTTCCAGCGGATCTGCCTGTACTGCTGGCGTGATTCAAAAGAGCCATGTCTTAGAAGCGCTATATGGAAAAGATTCACATCGCCTAAAGGAATCCATTCGGATTAGCTTCTCACCTGAAAATACCAAAGAGGAAGTGGACTTCCTCATCGACAAACTACATGAAATTATCGGAGGCATTTATTAA
- a CDS encoding ribose-phosphate diphosphokinase, whose amino-acid sequence MVQPYGDKQIKLFSLNSNRAIAEKIAEASGIPLGKMSTRQFSDGEIQVNIEESVRGVDVYIIQSTSYPVNNHLWELLIMVDACKRASAHSVTVVMPYFGYARQDRTAAPREPITAKLVANMLVKAGVDRVLSLDLHAVQVQGFFDIPVDNLFTVPLFAEHYMEKGLCGEDVVIVSPKNSGIKRARSLAEYLNSSIAIIDYAQDDADRSEGYIIGDVAGKAAILIDDILNTGRTFSEAARIVQEGGATEIYAVASHGLFAGTAAELLDQAPIKEVLVTDSVVSKEQLPKNIAFITASELIADAIIRIHERRPVSPLFDFTNPNTEN is encoded by the coding sequence ATGGTTCAACCGTATGGTGATAAACAAATTAAACTATTTTCTTTGAATTCCAACCGTGCAATTGCTGAAAAAATTGCTGAAGCATCCGGAATTCCACTTGGGAAAATGTCAACTCGACAATTCTCAGACGGAGAAATTCAAGTCAATATCGAAGAAAGTGTCCGTGGGGTGGATGTTTATATCATCCAATCAACTAGCTATCCTGTCAATAATCATCTTTGGGAATTATTGATTATGGTGGATGCATGTAAGCGTGCAAGTGCTCATTCTGTTACAGTCGTTATGCCTTATTTTGGCTATGCTCGTCAGGATCGTACAGCTGCTCCTCGTGAACCAATTACAGCAAAACTCGTTGCGAATATGCTGGTCAAAGCAGGTGTGGATCGTGTCTTGTCACTTGATTTACATGCTGTTCAGGTACAAGGTTTCTTTGATATTCCAGTCGACAATCTCTTTACTGTCCCACTATTTGCAGAGCATTATATGGAAAAAGGGCTGTGTGGTGAAGATGTTGTGATTGTGAGTCCTAAAAATTCTGGTATCAAGCGTGCTCGCAGCTTAGCAGAATACCTCAATTCTTCAATTGCTATTATCGACTATGCCCAAGACGATGCCGATCGTTCAGAAGGGTATATTATCGGAGATGTTGCTGGAAAAGCAGCTATCTTGATTGATGATATCTTAAACACTGGTCGTACCTTCTCAGAAGCAGCTCGAATTGTACAAGAAGGCGGAGCAACGGAGATTTATGCAGTTGCAAGTCACGGGTTATTTGCAGGTACTGCAGCAGAACTCTTAGATCAAGCCCCAATCAAGGAAGTACTCGTCACAGATTCTGTTGTAAGCAAAGAACAATTACCAAAAAATATTGCTTTTATTACCGCTAGTGAATTGATTGCAGACGCCATTATCCGCATTCACGAACGACGTCCAGTCAGTCCTCTCTTCGATTTTACAAATCCAAATACTGAAAACTAG
- a CDS encoding CYTH domain-containing protein — MKKNHLEIEYKTLLTAAEFQQLQTEFTDVAPVLQTNYYIDTADFSLRQHHYSLRIRTLEDRAELTLKIPQDIGNQEYNQALLLEHAHQLIQKVELPEGDILDLITQTGIALEELIVWGDLTTRRYEKVTPIGLMALDENSYAEQTDYELEVEVEDASQGKMAFEEYLKQRQIAFKYAKSKVARTAACLMSKP, encoded by the coding sequence ATGAAAAAAAATCATTTAGAAATTGAATACAAAACGCTCCTGACGGCAGCCGAATTTCAACAATTACAGACAGAATTTACAGATGTTGCTCCTGTCCTTCAAACCAACTATTATATTGACACAGCAGATTTTAGCCTACGTCAACACCACTATTCCCTACGAATTCGCACCTTAGAAGACCGAGCAGAATTGACTCTTAAAATTCCACAAGACATCGGCAATCAGGAATACAACCAAGCCTTGCTACTTGAACACGCTCATCAACTGATTCAAAAGGTAGAGCTACCTGAAGGGGATATCTTGGACCTCATCACACAAACTGGAATTGCCCTTGAAGAGTTGATTGTTTGGGGAGATTTGACGACAAGACGCTATGAAAAAGTGACTCCTATTGGGCTGATGGCTCTTGATGAAAATAGCTATGCTGAGCAGACAGACTATGAATTAGAAGTCGAGGTAGAGGATGCTAGTCAAGGGAAAATGGCTTTTGAGGAGTATCTGAAACAGCGACAAATTGCCTTTAAATACGCTAAAAGCAAGGTTGCTCGGACAGCTGCCTGTCTGATGAGCAAGCCTTGA
- a CDS encoding GTP pyrophosphokinase, which produces MEMNWEAFLDPYIQAVGELKIKLRGVRKQYRKANKHSPIEFVTGRVKPIESIKEKMALRHIQLENLAQDMQDIAGLRIMVQFVDDVEEVLDILRKRKDMRVVYERDYINNMKSSGYRSYHVVIEYPVDTINGNETVLAEIQIRTLSMNFWATIEHSLNYKYKGNFPEEIRQRLEITAKIAYQLDEEMRKIRDDIQEAQALFDPAYRKLNDGVGNSDDTDEEYR; this is translated from the coding sequence ATGGAAATGAATTGGGAAGCCTTCCTAGACCCTTATATTCAGGCGGTTGGGGAATTAAAAATTAAACTGCGCGGTGTTCGTAAACAATATAGAAAAGCAAATAAGCATTCACCGATTGAATTTGTGACAGGACGTGTGAAGCCGATTGAATCCATCAAGGAAAAGATGGCTCTACGCCATATTCAGCTTGAAAATTTGGCACAGGACATGCAAGACATCGCAGGATTACGAATCATGGTGCAATTTGTTGATGACGTAGAAGAAGTACTTGACATCCTACGGAAGCGAAAAGATATGCGAGTGGTCTATGAACGCGATTATATCAATAATATGAAATCATCAGGCTACCGTTCCTACCACGTGGTGATTGAGTATCCAGTTGATACGATAAATGGAAATGAAACAGTACTAGCTGAGATTCAAATTCGCACCTTGTCCATGAATTTTTGGGCAACGATTGAACATTCCTTAAACTATAAGTATAAGGGGAATTTTCCAGAAGAAATTAGGCAACGCTTGGAAATTACAGCTAAGATTGCTTATCAATTAGATGAGGAGATGCGCAAAATCCGCGATGACATTCAAGAAGCTCAGGCCTTATTTGACCCGGCCTACCGCAAGTTGAATGACGGAGTTGGAAACAGCGACGATACAGATGAAGAATACAGATAG
- a CDS encoding NAD kinase, with protein sequence MKNTDRKKIALLSSKNPKSQAVMNELWTKLKEAQFILTPKNPDIVISIGGDGMLLSAFHKYEAMMDRVRFVGIHTGHLGFYTDYRDFEVDKLIDNLKLDTGARVSYPILTVRIKLMNGRDIVMRALNEATIKRLSKTMVADVFINKVPFERFRGDGISVSTPTGSTAYNKSLGGAILHPTIEALQIAEVASLNNRVYRTLGSSIVVPKKDKIMIEPKHDDRYSVSIDNRTFVYDNIDRIEYQIDNSKIHFLATPSHTSFWNRVKDAFIGEVE encoded by the coding sequence ATGAAGAATACAGATAGAAAAAAAATCGCCCTGCTCAGCAGTAAAAACCCAAAGAGCCAAGCTGTGATGAATGAGTTGTGGACCAAATTAAAAGAAGCCCAATTTATTTTAACACCTAAAAATCCAGATATTGTTATTTCAATTGGGGGAGATGGGATGCTCTTATCTGCTTTTCATAAGTACGAGGCAATGATGGATCGTGTTCGCTTTGTCGGCATTCATACAGGGCACCTTGGTTTTTATACGGATTATCGCGATTTTGAAGTTGATAAACTGATTGATAATTTAAAATTAGACACAGGAGCTCGTGTTTCCTATCCGATTTTAACTGTACGAATTAAGCTGATGAATGGTCGAGATATTGTCATGCGGGCCTTGAATGAAGCGACTATTAAACGTTTATCAAAAACTATGGTTGCAGATGTTTTTATCAATAAAGTGCCTTTTGAGCGTTTCCGTGGTGATGGTATTTCGGTGTCAACTCCCACTGGTTCAACAGCCTACAATAAATCTTTAGGAGGAGCTATTTTGCACCCGACCATTGAAGCATTGCAGATTGCAGAAGTTGCCAGTCTGAACAATCGCGTCTATCGGACCTTGGGTTCTTCCATTGTTGTTCCTAAAAAGGACAAGATTATGATTGAGCCAAAACATGATGATCGCTATTCGGTATCGATTGACAATCGGACCTTTGTTTATGATAATATTGATCGGATTGAATACCAGATTGACAATAGCAAAATTCATTTTCTAGCTACTCCGAGCCACACTAGCTTTTGGAATCGTGTCAAAGATGCCTTTATTGGTGAGGTAGAGTAA
- a CDS encoding RluA family pseudouridine synthase, with protein MRFEFIVDQHVKIKTFLKKHDVSKGLLAKIKFEGGAIIVNGKPQNATYLLDIGDHLSIDIPSEEDVTGSLEPISHPLDIVYEDEHFMVINKPAGFASIPSILHSSTIANFVKGYYLEQGYENKQVHIVTRLDRDTSGLMLFAKHGYAHARLDKQLQEKLIQKRYFALVYGSGPLEEKGEIIAPIGRPEDSIITRCVMPTGKYAHTSYEVVQSWGDIHLVDIQLHTGRTHQIRVHFAHIGFPLLGDDLYGGSMEHGIERQALHCHRIGFFNPFSEKELICESDLTNDFKSVIMNLQNKN; from the coding sequence ATGCGCTTTGAATTCATTGTGGATCAACATGTAAAAATTAAGACATTTTTGAAAAAACATGATGTTTCAAAAGGACTATTAGCTAAAATCAAGTTCGAGGGTGGCGCAATTATTGTTAATGGAAAACCGCAGAATGCGACCTATTTACTGGATATTGGTGATCATTTGAGTATCGATATTCCTAGCGAAGAAGATGTGACGGGAAGTTTGGAGCCAATTTCTCATCCCTTAGATATTGTCTATGAAGACGAGCATTTTATGGTTATCAATAAACCAGCCGGATTTGCATCTATCCCAAGTATTCTGCATTCGTCAACCATTGCCAATTTTGTCAAGGGATATTATTTAGAACAAGGATATGAAAATAAACAGGTGCATATCGTCACACGTCTCGACCGTGATACATCAGGTCTCATGCTCTTTGCTAAACACGGCTATGCACATGCAAGACTAGATAAACAATTACAGGAAAAATTGATTCAAAAGCGTTATTTTGCCTTGGTTTATGGTAGCGGTCCATTAGAAGAAAAAGGGGAGATTATCGCCCCTATTGGCCGCCCAGAAGATAGCATTATCACACGTTGTGTGATGCCGACTGGAAAGTATGCGCATACGTCCTATGAAGTCGTTCAGTCTTGGGGAGATATCCACTTAGTTGATATTCAGTTGCATACTGGAAGAACGCATCAGATCCGCGTTCATTTTGCGCATATTGGCTTTCCTTTATTGGGAGACGACCTGTATGGTGGCAGTATGGAGCATGGGATAGAGCGGCAAGCATTACACTGTCATCGCATCGGATTTTTTAATCCGTTTTCAGAAAAAGAATTAATTTGTGAAAGCGATTTGACAAATGACTTTAAAAGCGTTATCATGAATTTGCAAAATAAAAATTAG
- the pta gene encoding phosphate acetyltransferase, which yields MGIRSLFGCLREKIVGKQVKIVFPEGNDERVVRAAARLKFEGLVEPIILGNPEEVSTLLADIGFADPQCTVINPEEYADFEAMKEAFVEVRKGKATLEDADKLLRDVNYFGVMLVKMGLADGMVSGAIHSTADTVRPALQIIKTKPGISRTSGVFLMNRENTSERYVFADCAINIDPTAQELAEIAVNTAETAAIFDIDPKVAMLSFSTKGSGKAPQVDKVVEATRIAKELAPDLALDGELQFDAAFVPATAAIKAPDSDVAGQANVFVFPDLQAGNIGYKIAQRLGMFDAIGPILQGLNMPVNDLSRGSSADDIYKLAIITAAQALENEK from the coding sequence ATGGGAATTCGTTCACTATTTGGTTGTTTGCGTGAAAAAATTGTTGGAAAGCAAGTTAAAATTGTTTTTCCAGAAGGAAATGATGAGCGCGTGGTACGTGCAGCTGCACGGTTGAAATTTGAAGGATTGGTAGAACCAATTATTCTTGGAAATCCCGAAGAGGTAAGCACTTTACTGGCTGATATCGGTTTTGCAGATCCTCAATGCACTGTTATCAATCCGGAAGAGTATGCAGATTTCGAAGCGATGAAAGAGGCATTTGTAGAAGTTCGTAAGGGCAAGGCTACACTAGAAGATGCAGATAAGTTGTTACGAGATGTCAATTACTTTGGTGTCATGCTGGTGAAAATGGGCTTGGCAGATGGAATGGTATCTGGTGCGATTCATTCAACTGCTGATACAGTACGTCCAGCACTTCAAATCATCAAAACAAAGCCAGGTATTTCTCGTACATCAGGTGTCTTCTTGATGAACCGTGAAAATACCAGTGAGCGTTATGTCTTTGCTGATTGTGCAATCAATATTGACCCAACTGCTCAGGAATTAGCAGAAATTGCTGTCAATACAGCAGAAACAGCAGCTATTTTCGATATTGATCCTAAGGTTGCTATGCTCAGCTTCTCTACAAAAGGTAGCGGTAAAGCTCCACAAGTGGATAAGGTGGTTGAAGCAACGCGCATTGCGAAAGAGTTAGCACCGGATTTGGCTCTGGATGGAGAATTGCAATTTGATGCAGCTTTTGTGCCAGCTACAGCAGCGATTAAAGCTCCAGATAGTGATGTAGCAGGTCAAGCAAATGTCTTTGTTTTCCCAGACTTACAAGCAGGAAATATTGGCTATAAAATTGCACAACGCTTGGGAATGTTTGATGCAATTGGTCCAATCTTGCAAGGTTTGAACATGCCAGTAAATGATTTGTCTCGCGGATCAAGTGCGGATGATATTTATAAATTGGCTATTATTACGGCTGCCCAGGCATTGGAAAATGAAAAGTAA
- a CDS encoding ABC transporter ATP-binding protein, with amino-acid sequence MKPFMKYVRGYVKEAILAPLFKLLEACFELAVPLIIAFIIDTVIPHSNHSQLIAMILLLVLLAVIGVIVAVIAQYYSAKAAVGYTKELTEDLYKKVLSLPKASRDLLSSDSLLTRLSSDTLQIQTGINIFLRLFLRAPIIVFGSLIMAFSISPSLSVYFLMMIALLFLIVSFVSVMASKFYALMRSSLDQLVGQVRETLTGIRVIRAFGQILREITVFQQLNQTYTREQLTAGFWSSFLSPATFFVVNGTLLVLIVQGRLAVGQGLLNQGKFVALINYLSQILVELVKMVMVISTLNQSFISADRINEVFEQESEDIEQPFSYSSISTDWILVAQDLSFAYPKAAENALTALSFRAKKGEFLGIIGGTGSGKSTLVDLLLHLYPVEHQHLSLFKSDGHSPVNLKEWREQFALVGQQAQLFSGTIRSNLLLGKQSASEDDLWKVLEMAQAKEFVLEKGGLEASVEAFGRNFSGGQRQRLTIARALLQQAPILVLDDATSALDYLTERRLLDAISHLPDRLLIMISQRTNSLAQADQILVLDQGRQVGLGRHEDLLATCAIYQEIDQSQHGQEVSHGV; translated from the coding sequence ATGAAGCCATTTATGAAGTATGTAAGAGGCTATGTGAAGGAAGCAATTTTAGCTCCCTTGTTTAAGCTCTTAGAAGCCTGCTTTGAGTTAGCAGTTCCTCTTATTATTGCTTTTATTATTGATACAGTTATTCCTCATAGCAATCACAGTCAGTTGATTGCTATGATTTTGTTATTGGTCCTTTTAGCAGTTATCGGTGTGATTGTGGCTGTTATTGCCCAATATTATTCCGCTAAAGCAGCAGTAGGCTACACCAAGGAATTGACAGAGGATTTGTACAAGAAAGTTCTTTCTTTACCTAAAGCGAGTCGTGATTTGCTATCAAGTGATAGTTTACTTACACGATTATCGAGTGATACCTTACAGATTCAAACAGGAATCAATATCTTTTTACGCCTTTTCCTAAGAGCTCCAATTATTGTGTTTGGTTCCTTGATTATGGCTTTTTCTATCAGTCCGAGCTTGTCAGTTTATTTTCTGATGATGATTGCTCTCTTGTTCTTAATCGTATCGTTTGTTTCGGTTATGGCAAGCAAGTTTTATGCTTTAATGCGCAGTAGTTTGGATCAGTTGGTTGGGCAAGTTAGAGAGACACTTACGGGAATACGAGTAATTCGTGCTTTTGGACAAATCTTACGCGAAATCACCGTTTTTCAGCAGTTAAACCAGACCTATACTCGGGAACAGCTGACAGCCGGTTTTTGGTCGTCTTTTCTCTCACCAGCAACTTTTTTCGTTGTAAATGGAACCTTGCTTGTTTTGATTGTCCAAGGAAGGTTGGCAGTTGGTCAGGGATTGTTAAATCAAGGAAAATTTGTGGCCTTAATCAATTATTTATCACAAATTTTGGTGGAATTAGTCAAAATGGTCATGGTCATTTCAACGCTAAATCAGAGTTTTATTAGCGCTGACCGGATAAACGAGGTATTTGAACAAGAATCAGAGGATATTGAACAACCTTTTTCTTATTCGAGTATTTCAACAGATTGGATTCTTGTTGCCCAAGATTTATCCTTTGCCTATCCGAAAGCAGCAGAAAATGCCTTGACAGCCCTTTCTTTTCGTGCGAAAAAGGGAGAATTTTTGGGAATAATAGGGGGAACGGGTTCAGGAAAGTCTACTTTGGTTGATCTGTTGTTGCACCTCTACCCAGTTGAGCATCAGCATCTTTCTCTCTTTAAATCAGATGGGCACTCGCCAGTTAACTTGAAAGAATGGCGAGAACAGTTTGCTTTGGTAGGACAACAAGCCCAACTCTTTAGTGGAACCATTCGTTCGAATCTCTTGCTGGGCAAGCAGTCTGCCTCTGAGGATGACCTATGGAAGGTCTTAGAAATGGCACAGGCCAAGGAGTTTGTACTTGAAAAGGGTGGTTTGGAAGCAAGCGTCGAAGCATTTGGACGCAACTTTTCCGGAGGCCAACGCCAGCGTCTGACCATTGCGCGGGCTCTTCTTCAACAAGCTCCTATTTTGGTGTTAGATGATGCAACATCAGCCTTGGACTATTTGACAGAAAGAAGATTATTGGATGCCATCAGTCATTTACCGGACAGATTGCTGATTATGATTTCTCAGCGGACAAACAGCCTAGCACAGGCAGATCAGATTTTGGTCTTAGATCAGGGAAGACAGGTTGGTTTAGGTCGCCATGAGGACTTATTGGCAACTTGTGCCATCTATCAAGAAATCGACCAGTCTCAACATGGTCAGGAGGTGTCTCATGGGGTCTAA